One genomic segment of Pedobacter endophyticus includes these proteins:
- a CDS encoding JAB domain-containing protein — MVQEQFKVAEVQVSYKPDYNISERPKISSSQQTYCLLKQQWDMGRISFLEEFKVILLNRSNHVLGIVDISMGGVSGTYVDSKLVFAVALKGNASGIIVTHNHPSGSIRPSEADIKLTKRLIECGKLLDINVWDHIILSENCYYSFADDGMI, encoded by the coding sequence AGTAAGCTACAAACCAGATTACAACATTAGTGAACGTCCTAAGATAAGCTCGTCTCAACAAACGTATTGCCTTTTAAAACAACAATGGGATATGGGTAGAATCTCGTTTCTAGAAGAGTTTAAAGTCATACTCCTTAACCGAAGTAACCATGTGTTGGGGATAGTAGATATATCAATGGGTGGTGTCAGTGGTACTTATGTTGATTCAAAGCTAGTGTTTGCTGTTGCTTTAAAAGGTAATGCGTCTGGAATAATAGTCACCCATAACCATCCTAGTGGATCAATCAGACCGAGTGAGGCAGATATCAAGTTAACGAAACGATTGATAGAATGTGGAAAACTACTTGATATTAATGTCTGGGATCACATCATTTTGAGCGAAAACTGCTATTACAGCTTTGCTGATGATGGAATGATATAA